The genomic stretch TATTTTCCGCGTCCAGGAGTGTGTGCACCGCGTTCGAGGGAATGGTGGAGAAGAAAGGCCATGAAGCGGCTCCTAGGTATCTATGACGACGCCATCGACATCCACAGGGCCTTGTGCAGGTCGTCTTCTGCGGTTCTACCCAACCTTGGTCTATGTGAGCTCCGGCTTTACGAGCACATATAGAAACCCCCACGGCACATGACCAGTTGGAGCAATTGGCCTGTAGCTTGCCATGATGGCCTCCATGCGCTTGAAGGTAATATGCTCGTGGAAATTCTCCTAGAGCAATGTCTGGATTAAACCACAACTAGATGGATTGTCAAATGTCATCATGTTGTGTGAACTATGCAAGCGTTTTCTGAAACATTACATGTGCGGTAGTACAGTTAAATATGGTAATAGAATGATGCTTGTTTTATGATTTACATGGATGGATTTCGAGATGAATTTAACAATTGTACTGCATTCTAGCtttattttttcatttataaTGACCTGTTAGTTTGAAACCTGCTCATGCATGGTAACTGATATATCTTCATGAATTAGCATGGACCTAGAAAACCCACGGAAAATACCGAGTACAGAAAATTTCATATTTTGGGTGTTCAAAACAATTTATTTAAGAAAGCAAAAGGATCCTTCTTTAAATAAGGGCATATGATTTGTTGTAAAAAATATATGTTTCATGTCATCCTttggtttcagactttcaggCATGCGATAGATTTGGTTTTGGGCTTGAATGCTCTGGCGTATATAGTTTTATTTAATTCATTAACTAAGTTCTTGgattaaatttttttttaatatttagatTTATTTTCACATTATTATTATCTCATTGAATACTCCATGTATTTCTATATAtattgcccgtagcaacgcacgggcacgattcTAGTTcagcaaaaatttagaaaaaaatctgTCAAAAGGAGGTGGACACCGACATTGTGGCGGGAGTGGATATACAGTGGCGACAATAGCAGCAGTACGTATCAGGTTAAGATGATAGGACATAGGGTAGCATATTCGTACGTGTATtcatacactagtagagaactcacctttagtcctggttggtagagtgcatatctctcgaaaatccatccaggataaaccaatcgagacaaaagggggtctttaatcccaggtccttcaaccgggagtaaagtcaccctttagtcctggttggtgaaaccaaccgggactaaagggcctgccacgctaGGCGCGGGACagaccctttactcccggttggtaaaagcaactgggagtaaagggtgccctggttgggtttcccaaccgggactaaagtcctacttatattttcatgcatggcgccctgcatgacgcctgaaattttcatgcatcacgtagtaccgcggcccttttgttaacctttagtagttgagacttttttataatgaaatcaactagtatttaaatgaatgaaattagtaattatacaattactatatatatacacaattcaactagtataatgaaatcaactatatatacaaatctatCTTAGCacttattatatatacaaatcaaactatatatttaCAATCTTcctgtcgaggtgttgctcagAGCGTCTAAATgtcgtccatcataataaaattctcctcgtagatttaccacctcgtccgtTGGGAATCCAATGAGatcttcacatattgccgcaactctttctttcttcaagagtccttgttgaatatttaacatctataatttggaaatatgtgaatgttacacgaacaattaaatataaggagctagaaaataattaactagtaatagttttattttatgtactttaaagttgtgcggcgtcatctttagtcccttggatccgataaaactgtgcatgtgctcacaaatgtagtagccacatagattatttccaggttcctatcttaagcagtTCAGTgcagaaaaaaataagttatgaaatatccgtgttatacaatgtactaaatgtcatacttcatacgtaccgggaagtctgtgttccatgtaagtttttctttgaatggacctttgtgtgtccttatgaattgtttccatgtgctgcggattagaataatgaatgatatagtataacagggataaaatttaggaaacaaacttttgcatagagataaaggtccagaattattacaagcctagcatgtcttgcatgtcttggtactccaccggatctttcctcaacgaatcgaaaagagtgacatggcttctttcaggctcaattataatgaggatctagtggaagctgcgtacgtaaaattttcatgcatattagagctaactaacattaatcaggtaaggaaaaaagaaaacgaaagtagtatgaaatccttgaatttttgtttgtctaggaaattgtatacttccaccaaggttttttccggtgataattgtatctgtttttggttaactacggatggatccatgaagccaatatgtaggtacgtCTCTCGTCGGCACATCTGAATTAGCActtacataaaatggaagatgaagttagtacggtgatgcacgcaaaaaaaatattgatatgagctaaaatttacatgtagataaacggacacttacagaacccaggcactgatcagagagacgtctagggcattatgatggtacacttcgtatatatcctggaagtctagccacagaactttctcgccttcgccgtaaaaatctatcggttttaacttaaggcccaacatctcccttgagtcggcggacaccttcatgtaccattgatgtaattcgtacatctttgttgatagcttccgtaccaactcaggccttactagagatttgtctagctcaaaagtccatctcagttgaactggcggtgcagctggcggctcaacttgccctaaacattcatcaagtacCATAActatttcttccatgaatttcaatacttgtgcttgttgatccaagggcattgctgctatcttttaagcgtctttttttgataaatgcccgaggtcggggatggcaccactggaagatgactttcctttccttttgtccctctcatcaACCTTTACTAAAATCCGTTTTTTTaatagtttgatagtagtggtatccttttcttggctccttcttccatcctgataaaaaagtttaaatctcttcaaTTTACTGGCGGTgactccatctcccttgctttattttcttcaacttgTTTCATGAACCACGCACCGGCCTCGACTTGgattctgcccactgttctgcatgactcattgcctcccagcgttccttacgagtcactttaggctcttttattttcttctttctctatctttgcttgggaggtggAGCTaatgacttctttagtggtgctgcaggttccttcatcggggctgctcttagtcctagcgacggtgatcggggagggctgttgttattgtcgtcatcgctcccaccaccaggatgtggtggagatggagaccttgatagagCAGGAAGCGAcagtcctggagcaggttgtgtaggagatgacggtctcgagctatgaggagaaggtcgctgctggggatctacggggagcggtcttgtgctccgaggagatggctccgtgccgggaatgatgatgtagcatttgcaccatagaatgatcccatgaagcgcatccgctagtgtcctttccccatcgcctcctgggaggtcgagctctaagccttcatattggctatcaaaaAGCTGCTCTACgtggacgctggcgtagccaggtggaatctccatgccatgacttgTCTGTcctgccaggattggtaacgcactcccgtacgccatctgtacatatagcaaaattaaacaagttattaaactccaatcctgaggcgtggatcaattgacaagattgcataaatattatgtataagtataccttaatagtgaggttgccgaccggtgcatgcagctcacatgtggtacgttgcgtgatggcatccacagtgaaccgttgctcctccatgggtaacctgggtgtctgcgcatcggggagccctgtagaagcacaactgctcaagaggcgttgagaagggctggcgtagtttggattcggcaatgctccagattgggccaacttcgcaactgcgtgggccactcgacgattgatttcctccaacattctttcttcttgtgattacactttggattctagcatctgctgCCAGCTCTCCTTGATCTGTTCATTTCTTCGCTTGCGACTTCTGTACAATGCGCTgttgcctcggaaagcaaacttccacggaatgaccccgaaccctcggcaacgtccttggtgctcgggattactgagggccaatgtgagctaaTCATTCTCtcagtccaccttcaacctcctaaccttagaatcttcaatgttcttcataagacttTCGGCCTTCggacgtattgtctcattgaatatcaacatcccatcctcttTGCTCAGGGAGCCtacatgagcgtaataccaatttttcgatcaggtcttgttccatatacttccatttgggaattgctgtgccataaccacctcgccctagatgatggtGGTACTCCTTGTGACcagaatttgtagtgttggtctggatctttcataccatcttcactcctcttatattcaacaaatgcctcccaatggtccctcaactttggccacacattaaaatctggagttcggcccttcttaatgtagttggcatccaacatcttcttgaatgtctcgaattgtgtagccatcttcttcagcgtccacgctgtcacatccttttcaatatatccttcgggaaatgtgaaatgtctcttgacatcttcccacagcatattcttttgtgtctcTGAAagcgcgtacggattagtgcttttgcccttcAATTCTCTGATgttgataggcacgttgtcctttacgattgccccgatctgactcacgtacttctttgctactttttcggagcaaccggcctaccctcttctgtgactttcgtgatgacaagcctcccttccatcacctttgtacaacctcgggtcttctgcctttttgtcgatccagagggctaacagttcaagattcgttaattagtacatagtattAACGGTGGCGTAAAATaatagaaattatatataccttaccggaaccttccgccacggcaaggttttgttggggctcgggctcttcattcccatcgccggacatgttgaggaacatgtccgcttgggtgccctcttcatcggtgtacgatatgggaaggttggagccactaccatcactagcaataatctgctccatgagataccttgcggtctcgtcatctgctatttcaactattgattgaaacatacatggttatgaacaacaatgctcgtagattaaagatctcttatttatcctcatcccacacacgtacactttcttccttccagagctgtaaaaggtcatcaaccaatggtcttaggtacaggtcaatgtcattgccgggttgttttgggccttggataagcgccggcatcataatgaacttccgcttcatgcacagccaaggaggaaggttcaacatacatagggtcataggccaagtactatggccactactcaactcaccaaatggattgaatccatcagtacttaaaccaaaccttatgttccttgcttcactttcaaagtccaggaatgctctatcaattgatctccactgaaccccatctgcggggtgtctcagcatctcatcttccatacgttcttctttgtgccatcgcatcaacttagcattcgccttattcctgaacaagcgcttcaagcatggtattatagggaaataccacatcaccttcgcgggaactctcttcttgggagactgccccttgacatcaccaggatcatcttgcctgatcttatactgTAGCACTTTGcacacgggacaagcatccattttgtCGTATTCATCActatgatagaggatacagtcattaggacatgcgtgtattttctgaacctccaatctgagagggcaaataatctgtttagcttcatatgttgtggacggtaattcattattctcgggaagaatcttcttgacaatgtttaacatcccctgaaatgccttatcggacacaccattttttgcctcccattgcacaaattctagtgtcgtacctagttttttatggccctgctagcaatctgggtacaacaatttttggtgatcatctatcatgcgctgcaattttgctgcttccttctcagttttgcaatctctgtgtgcatctcatatcacctgaccaagttcatcagtagggccattttctacaaactcatcttcatcagcctcgcccattgtagtatctgcaaaagcttggcctgcaacctagtccagaatgttgtcatcctcctcctcctcttcaccgtcttccactacaacccctctttcaccgtgattggtccaaaccaaatagttaggtatgaaaccgtatctaaacaagtggctgtgaataatcccccaggaatcctttgaatagtccttcttgttattgcattggaagcatgaacaacatacgaacccattctgtggcttgttcgctttggccacttcgagaaaataatgcaagccatcaataaacaccttgctccgtctgtctgtattatacatccattgccagtccatctgcatcatattacgcatgaaaatggaaaACACTTAAAAATGGATTacacgtgaaaattgattacgcaTGAACaaggattacacttgaaaatggattacacgtgaaaatggattacacttgaaaattgattacacatgaaaatggattcacgattgaaagcatgtcaaacattgtagtgcaaataatgctgaaagtttagatatagatgcAAATagacatatttaaattaaagatccaaacaacatgatacaatacaacaaaccatccactggtcattatctaggaggactttaagcatccttaggcggtgaagacgaaggtttcgctgacccagcctcattctgtggtttatttgtgccgcctgaaacggtagtactaagtggacgtgaaacacccggtactgagggtggagcataacgaccacgaaaaggaggttcctaaccCGCTGCAATAGCGTCTCCATGACGTTTCtacaaataacgaagcattactTTCTccaacgtgctcattttcttcagcttatcctaagggccaactatgattttccccttgccgaaagaggaatgacgatcgcccccaccatcgccacttcctccagtagcagaagccatctatgtacaaaaattcttaccttagcactgcagaacttgttgaacttgaagaccgtgatcatctcggcgagcatgttctgAACTGGGCAGCACcgtacttcgtcatggaagagcttcAATTTTACGAGAAAGGCGACACAGTCTTCCACGATGTTTGTTGCCGCTCTTTCTCCTAAAATtgaagctcctccttgacgtccgttgctgctccacggagaacatgcttaccaagatgaacacggtatgcctgcagaacttgttgaacttgaagaccgtgatcatctggcgagcatgttctcaactgggcggcaccgcacttcgtcatgaaagaggttcgattctacgaaaaaggggacacggtcatgatgtccgtatccactctgtCTCTtagaatcggacctcctccttGACATACATTGCTGCTCAGCGGAGAACATTCttgccgagatgaacacggtatgcaagttcaacaagtatggatttgaaaaaacatattgaatttgacaagataaaccgtctagacaaggtagcatcattcttaaaccactgcaagaatacatactatatatgacacatcaatctccctcacattctagctcaaaatacctctccattttctacttcatcacattctagaaAATAAACTATctatctccaaagcataaatcaaagcgtaacatgaggatgaagtagcaaatcttcacaacacttgtgttggatgagtgaaattcccacgaaaatgaggggaaaaaattcgggcagcacctcccttgcttcggcaccaccggagagtaggtgaacctcatctctctgtctttgtggtggactggctcgggctggaggaggaaaaaaggcgtctgtcttggtatataatggggatgagtttttattcCGGTTAAAACtccaatcgagacaaaaaggaacaccttttgtcccggttggaagtttactcccggttggagcctccaaccgggacaaagggtgacccttttgtcccgattggaacctccaaccgggaATAAACTTTTTATCCTAGttgccttttgtcccggttgtagcctccaaccgggacaaaagggtcaaCCCACCGACaccccggaactagccgttacaaccgggactaaaggggggcctttagtcccggttgcaaataccaaccgggagtaaatctcccctccattcttgcctaccgcacccccttttctcccgagcctactttaaaccgggacaaaagggataACATTGAAAGTCAATTCTGTACTAGTGATACGTGTATTCATAAGGGTGGGTGTGTGCATGCGTATAGTTGCCATGCGtttcgaagaaaaaaaataagtgtgAATACAACGGTACATCCGAAACAAATGTGCATCGGGCGTTGATTCGTTGCAACGATTGCGTAAGGTTAAATCCATTTTGCCCAATCATACGTCTATAGATGCAAAATGAACCAAACAATGTAGTTTTGCAGCAATCCCTTTGACTAGAATCAATGTTAACAAATAAAACTTACAATACAATTAACGAACACATATGCATATGTATATAGGGTTAAATCCTCCCCAGCTCCACTGAATAGCGGTCGAGCAATCAGTACTATACATACAAACGTGCATACAAGATCAGTGACATGTGCCCATCAACTGGAAATATATATTGGAGTAGCTAGCATATATGGATGAGGTTAAGTAATTAGAACTCTACGTTGGCCTGGTAGGTTGCGGACTTGATGGTGGGCTTCTTCTTGGGCGAGATGCTGTCCAGGACGAGCGCGCAGTGCACGTTGACCTTGACCTGCCGGAGGTCGACGGTGCCGAGTCGCAGCTCGACGGGGACGCTGACGAAGACGTCGAGCGGGATGTCCCCGAGCTTCTCGCTCTCCTCCAGCGCCTGCTGCAGGCCGGAGCCGAACCCGTGGCGTCCCTCCATGGAGATGTCCATGACGGTGACGTTCTTGTAGCCCTGGAAGAAGGCCGGGAGCTTCCCCGAGCACAGCGGCGTGCCCCGGTAGGAGACCACGGTGTGGGACCCCTCTCCGTACTTGATGCCGATCATGTCGTTGGGGTTCtcggcgcgcacggcggccgTGAGCTTCACGTACAGCGTCAGGTCCTTGGAGCTGAAGTCGAACTGCGACACCGACATGTTGCTGACCGAGTAGGACGGCGCCTTGGGCTTGTAAACGAAGAAGAAGTAGGCCGCCGTGCCGGCCAGCGCCACCACGATCAGGAACAGgaagcagcagcaccagcacagGCACCCGCAGCAGCCGCCCTTGTCCTCGTCCTCAGGGTACCGAGGCACGCTGCGCTTACCCATGGattataattatatatatatatatattgtacGTCTTCTATATATCTAGGTTAGCGACGACGACGTCGCCCTCCGGCCGCCGGGCTCCGACTCtccgagcgagcgagagaggcCGGTGGCGGGGGGTGGGGATGGGTAGCCGGCCGTGCAAGGGTTGGGTTATTGTTGAGGCTGTTGCTTTATTCTGTACACGCCAGGGAAGGGTCTCTGGTCGGGAGGAAAAGGCGGGAACGAAAACAGTGTTGGAGGAGATTCAACAATTAACGGGGAGTTCTAAATATGTCAACGTCCAAGTTTAATCATCATCAGTAGGGTAAAGAAAGTTAGGAATTTGGTGTGGCTATTTATAGGTCAACCCATTTTCAACACGACGACAAATAATCTCGCCGTTGGCCATCACACTGTACACCACAAATAATGTTGCCTAACAATTCTCTAAATTAAATCTCAGACATATAGGAGCTGTAGTAAAAGAAATGTAACAATTGAAAAGTTTGTTCGGCTAATATGTGAGTCAAATCATGGGCGATCAATCTTGAAAGTTATTATTCTCCCAACTCGTGGAAAACATTCTATCTTTAATTATGTTTCTTAATAAAACATGATACTGACAAAGACACTTTGTAAACGTACAGTCACTTCTTTTAAACGCGCAATGCCACTAATATCCTCCGACTCTATTACGTACCACCGACAATGACAGTAAAGATAAGAGC from Setaria italica strain Yugu1 chromosome II, Setaria_italica_v2.0, whole genome shotgun sequence encodes the following:
- the LOC101756013 gene encoding NDR1/HIN1-like protein 6 — encoded protein: MGKRSVPRYPEDEDKGGCCGCLCWCCCFLFLIVVALAGTAAYFFFVYKPKAPSYSVSNMSVSQFDFSSKDLTLYVKLTAAVRAENPNDMIGIKYGEGSHTVVSYRGTPLCSGKLPAFFQGYKNVTVMDISMEGRHGFGSGLQQALEESEKLGDIPLDVFVSVPVELRLGTVDLRQVKVNVHCALVLDSISPKKKPTIKSATYQANVEF